The following proteins are encoded in a genomic region of Anabas testudineus chromosome 13, fAnaTes1.2, whole genome shotgun sequence:
- the pld3 gene encoding phospholipase D3 isoform X1 produces the protein MDIAYKQLVEDEERRREDNRKVQLYSRTVIALITVVTVLLVSVAFYNLLTPRVSSSQPGPSSSFSLPQAESCSDPCTIVLVESIPEGLEFNSSTTHPSIFQAWLNLMAEARSSLDIASFYWTLTNKDTETHEPTAYQGETVLKELAELSGKLSVRIAVNKPQMSSQKNDLKLLNDSGADIRVVNMKELTSGVLHTKFWVVDKKHIYIGSANMDWRSLTQVKELGAVIYNCSCLAADLGKIFEAYWFLGESQSIPSPWPATFSTLYNKDTPLQLPLNNTRSNVYLSSSPPSFCAAGRTPDLQSVLSVMDDAESFIYIAVMNYLPTMEFSHPKRYWADIDTQLRRVAYEKRIKVRLLISCWASTQPVMFPFLKSLASVYDPESKLDIQVRLFVVPANPRQKKIPYARVNHNKYMVTDKVAYIGTSNWSGDYFVNTAGSALVVNQTDSQSLEPTVQSQLKAVFDRDWSSAYSTPLTQHSDLKDFC, from the exons ATGGACATCGCTTACAAACAG CTGGTGGAAGACGAGGAGCGGAGGCGAGAAGACAACAGGAAGGTGCAGCTG TATTCCAGGACTGTGATCGCTCTCATCACTGTTGTTACTGTGCTGCTGGTCTCTGTCGCCTTCTACAACCTCCTGACGCCGAGGGTGTCCTCCTCCCAACCTGGCCCGAGCAGCAGTTTCAGTCTACCTCAGGCTGAGTCCTGTTCAGACCCCTGCAC GATTGTCCTGGTGGAGAGCATCCCTGAAGGGCTGGAGTTTAATTCCAGCACCACTCACCCCTCCATCTTCCAGGCCTGGCTCAATCTGATGGCCGAGGCCCGCAGCAGTCTCGACATCGCTTCTTTTTACTGGACGCTCACCAACAAAGACACTGAGACTCATGAGCCTACAGCCTATCAG GGTGAGACCGTCCTGAAGGAACTAGCTGAACTTTCAGGGAAGTTGTCTGTTCGAATCGCAGTTAACAAACCACAGATGAGTTCACAGAAAAACGACCTCAAGCTGCTCAATGACTCAG gtgCTGATATCAGGGTAGTCAACATGAAAGAGCTCACCTCAGGCGTCCTTCACACCAAGTTCTGGGTTGTggacaagaaacacatttacattggCAGCGCCAACATGGACTGGAGATCTctcacacag GTCAAGGAGCTGGGTGCGGTGATCTACAACTGCAGCTGCCTGGCTGCAGACCTCGGTAAGATCTTTGAAGCCTATTGGTTCCTTGGAGAGAGTCAGTCGATCCCGTCGCCGTGGCCCGCCACCTTCTCCACCCTCTACAACAAGGACAcacctctgcagctgcctctcAACAATACTAGGTCCAATGTCTACCTATCG AGTTCCCCTCCTTCCTTCTGTGCAGCCGGTAGGACTCCCGACCTTCAGTCCGTCCTCAGTGTGATGGATGATGCTGAGAGCTTCATCTACATTGCCGTCATGAACTACCTGCCCACCATGGAGTTTTCACATCCTAAAAG GTACTGGGCGGACATCGATACCCAGCTGAGGCGAGTGGCTTATGAGAAGCGGATCAAAGTGCGCCTGCTGATCAGCTGCTGGGCCAGCACTCAGCCTGTCATGTTTCCCTTCCTGAAGTCTCTGGCCTCAGTTTATGACCCTGAGAGCAAACTGGACATCCAGGTG AGGCTGTTTGTGGTGCCTGCAAATCCAAGACAGAAGAAGATCCCCTACGCCAGGGTCAATCACAACAAGTACATGGTGACTGACAAGGTGGCCTACATAG GCACGTCTAACTGGTCCGGTGACTACTTTGTGAACACAGCTGGCTCAGCGCTGGTTGTCAACCAGACTGACTCTCAGTCCCTGGAGCCAACCGTCCAGTCGCAGCTGAAagctgtgtttgacagagaCTGGAGCTCTGCCTACAGCACTCCTCTCACCCAACACTCAGACCTCAAAGACTTCTGTTAG
- the pld3 gene encoding phospholipase D3 isoform X2, whose protein sequence is MDIAYKQLVEDEERRREDNRKYSRTVIALITVVTVLLVSVAFYNLLTPRVSSSQPGPSSSFSLPQAESCSDPCTIVLVESIPEGLEFNSSTTHPSIFQAWLNLMAEARSSLDIASFYWTLTNKDTETHEPTAYQGETVLKELAELSGKLSVRIAVNKPQMSSQKNDLKLLNDSGADIRVVNMKELTSGVLHTKFWVVDKKHIYIGSANMDWRSLTQVKELGAVIYNCSCLAADLGKIFEAYWFLGESQSIPSPWPATFSTLYNKDTPLQLPLNNTRSNVYLSSSPPSFCAAGRTPDLQSVLSVMDDAESFIYIAVMNYLPTMEFSHPKRYWADIDTQLRRVAYEKRIKVRLLISCWASTQPVMFPFLKSLASVYDPESKLDIQVRLFVVPANPRQKKIPYARVNHNKYMVTDKVAYIGTSNWSGDYFVNTAGSALVVNQTDSQSLEPTVQSQLKAVFDRDWSSAYSTPLTQHSDLKDFC, encoded by the exons ATGGACATCGCTTACAAACAG CTGGTGGAAGACGAGGAGCGGAGGCGAGAAGACAACAGGAAG TATTCCAGGACTGTGATCGCTCTCATCACTGTTGTTACTGTGCTGCTGGTCTCTGTCGCCTTCTACAACCTCCTGACGCCGAGGGTGTCCTCCTCCCAACCTGGCCCGAGCAGCAGTTTCAGTCTACCTCAGGCTGAGTCCTGTTCAGACCCCTGCAC GATTGTCCTGGTGGAGAGCATCCCTGAAGGGCTGGAGTTTAATTCCAGCACCACTCACCCCTCCATCTTCCAGGCCTGGCTCAATCTGATGGCCGAGGCCCGCAGCAGTCTCGACATCGCTTCTTTTTACTGGACGCTCACCAACAAAGACACTGAGACTCATGAGCCTACAGCCTATCAG GGTGAGACCGTCCTGAAGGAACTAGCTGAACTTTCAGGGAAGTTGTCTGTTCGAATCGCAGTTAACAAACCACAGATGAGTTCACAGAAAAACGACCTCAAGCTGCTCAATGACTCAG gtgCTGATATCAGGGTAGTCAACATGAAAGAGCTCACCTCAGGCGTCCTTCACACCAAGTTCTGGGTTGTggacaagaaacacatttacattggCAGCGCCAACATGGACTGGAGATCTctcacacag GTCAAGGAGCTGGGTGCGGTGATCTACAACTGCAGCTGCCTGGCTGCAGACCTCGGTAAGATCTTTGAAGCCTATTGGTTCCTTGGAGAGAGTCAGTCGATCCCGTCGCCGTGGCCCGCCACCTTCTCCACCCTCTACAACAAGGACAcacctctgcagctgcctctcAACAATACTAGGTCCAATGTCTACCTATCG AGTTCCCCTCCTTCCTTCTGTGCAGCCGGTAGGACTCCCGACCTTCAGTCCGTCCTCAGTGTGATGGATGATGCTGAGAGCTTCATCTACATTGCCGTCATGAACTACCTGCCCACCATGGAGTTTTCACATCCTAAAAG GTACTGGGCGGACATCGATACCCAGCTGAGGCGAGTGGCTTATGAGAAGCGGATCAAAGTGCGCCTGCTGATCAGCTGCTGGGCCAGCACTCAGCCTGTCATGTTTCCCTTCCTGAAGTCTCTGGCCTCAGTTTATGACCCTGAGAGCAAACTGGACATCCAGGTG AGGCTGTTTGTGGTGCCTGCAAATCCAAGACAGAAGAAGATCCCCTACGCCAGGGTCAATCACAACAAGTACATGGTGACTGACAAGGTGGCCTACATAG GCACGTCTAACTGGTCCGGTGACTACTTTGTGAACACAGCTGGCTCAGCGCTGGTTGTCAACCAGACTGACTCTCAGTCCCTGGAGCCAACCGTCCAGTCGCAGCTGAAagctgtgtttgacagagaCTGGAGCTCTGCCTACAGCACTCCTCTCACCCAACACTCAGACCTCAAAGACTTCTGTTAG